The nucleotide sequence AAGGAATGTATAAAGATGACAATTAATAGTTTAGAAACTAGATTAGTACAATTGGGTAATAAGAGCGATGAGAAGACAGGTGCAGTCAATCCACCAATTTATTTATCAACTGCTTTCCAGCACCAAGGACTTGGCATGTCCACAGGTTATGATTATTCGCGGACTAAAAATCCAACTCGAACAATTTTGGAAGAAGGAATTGCTAATTTAGAAGGTGGCGATGGGGGCTATGCCTGTAGTTCTGGGATGGCGGCGATTCAATTAGTATTATCGCTATTTCGTTCTGGTGATGAGCTGATTGTTTCAGAAGACATTTATGGCGGCACATACCGATTACTTCGTCAATATGCAGCCAGCTATAATATCACAACTTCCTATACTGATTTTATAGATGTAAACGAGACAGAGAAGTTAATTACTGAAAATACAAAAGCAATATTGATTGAAACACCAACGAATCCATTAATGCAGCAAATTGATATTGAGCAGTTTGCAGCACTTGCTCATAAACATAACCTATTACTTATTGTGGACAATACTTTCTACACACCTTATTTTCAGCGGCCACTAGAACTAGGAGCTGATGTCGTTATTCACAGCGCAACGAAATATATCGGCGGCCACAATGATGTGTTAGCTGGACTAGTCGTTGCCAAGGGGGAAAAACTTTGCGAGCAGCTTGCATTTACCCATAATGCTGCTGGGGCGGTTCTTTCACCTTTTGATTCATGGATCTTAATTCGTGGTTTAAAAACTCTTCATTTACGGATGAAGCAGCATGATGAAAATGCCAAAAAAATTGCCAGCTATTTAAAAACCGAAAGGCTCGTTACAGATGTTTTATATCCTGGCATGGGCGGCATGCTGTCGTTTCGTGTAAGTGATAGCGAACTAGTTCAACCGTTTTTGGCAAATCTTTCATTAATTACTTTTGCGGAAAGCCTTGGTGGTGTCGAAAGCTTTATTACTTACCCAGCGACACAAACACATGCAGACATCCCTGAAGAAGAACGGATTCGCCGCGGTGTTTGCAACCGTTTATTACGTTTTTCTGTCGGTATTGAAGAAGCAGAAGACTTAATTGCAGATTTAAAGCAAGTCTTTTTAAAATTACAACAGGAGGTTTAATTGTTATGAGCGTAAAAAATAATCAACTTGAAACAAAATTCATTCATGCTGGCATAGACGGACATGGTGATAAAGAAACTGGTGCTGTAAATATCCCAATTTATTTTTCATCGACCTTTCACCAGCAAAGCTTTGACAAGTTCGGACGATTCGATTATAGTCGCTCAGGAAATCCGACAAGGCAGGTTTTGGAGCAAAAAATTGCTGAACTAGAAGGTGGCACAAGAGGATTTGCCTTTGCTTCTGGTATGGCTGCTATTTCTTCGGCTTTTATGCTGCTGTCAGCTGGTGACCATGTCGTGATTACGGAAGATGTTTACGGTGGTACATATCGTTTTGTTACCAAAGTATTAGAGAGATTCAACATTGCCCACACGTTTGTTAATATGACGAACTTAGATGAGATTGCTGAAGCCATTCAACCAAATACAAGGGTCATTTATATTGAAACGCCTTCTAACCCTTGTTTAGGCATCACTGATATTCAAGAGGTTGTAAAAATAGCCAAGAGCCATAATTGCTTAACTTTTCTTGATAATACTTTTATGACACCACTTTACCAACATCCACTTGAATTAGGGGTGGATGTTGTGTTACATAGCGCAACCAAATTTTTATCAGGGCACAGTGATGTTATTGCCGGACTGGCTGTCACAAAAGATGAAGAGCTTGGTAATAGGCTAGGTTTTATCCAAAATTCCTTTGGCGCTATTTTAGGTGCACAGGACTCCTATACAGTAATTCAGGGGATGAAAACATTAGCAGCACGATTAAAGCAATCATCTGATTCAGCAGCGCAGATTGCTGATTATCTTCATAACCATCCTTTGGTTGAGAAAGTGTTTTACCCTGGCTTGTCATTCCATCCGGGACATGACATCCATGTTAAACAGTCGAAAGGATTTGGCGCCGTTTTATCTTTCAGGTTACCGAATAAAGAAATAACAAAAGCATTTGTTGAACAAATCCGCATTCCTGTTTTTGCAGTTAGCCTTGGCGCAGTTGAATCCATTCTTTCCTACCCAGCCACAATG is from Bacillus sp. (in: firmicutes) and encodes:
- a CDS encoding methionine biosynthesis PLP-dependent protein, which encodes MTINSLETRLVQLGNKSDEKTGAVNPPIYLSTAFQHQGLGMSTGYDYSRTKNPTRTILEEGIANLEGGDGGYACSSGMAAIQLVLSLFRSGDELIVSEDIYGGTYRLLRQYAASYNITTSYTDFIDVNETEKLITENTKAILIETPTNPLMQQIDIEQFAALAHKHNLLLIVDNTFYTPYFQRPLELGADVVIHSATKYIGGHNDVLAGLVVAKGEKLCEQLAFTHNAAGAVLSPFDSWILIRGLKTLHLRMKQHDENAKKIASYLKTERLVTDVLYPGMGGMLSFRVSDSELVQPFLANLSLITFAESLGGVESFITYPATQTHADIPEEERIRRGVCNRLLRFSVGIEEAEDLIADLKQVFLKLQQEV
- the metC gene encoding cystathionine beta-lyase codes for the protein MSVKNNQLETKFIHAGIDGHGDKETGAVNIPIYFSSTFHQQSFDKFGRFDYSRSGNPTRQVLEQKIAELEGGTRGFAFASGMAAISSAFMLLSAGDHVVITEDVYGGTYRFVTKVLERFNIAHTFVNMTNLDEIAEAIQPNTRVIYIETPSNPCLGITDIQEVVKIAKSHNCLTFLDNTFMTPLYQHPLELGVDVVLHSATKFLSGHSDVIAGLAVTKDEELGNRLGFIQNSFGAILGAQDSYTVIQGMKTLAARLKQSSDSAAQIADYLHNHPLVEKVFYPGLSFHPGHDIHVKQSKGFGAVLSFRLPNKEITKAFVEQIRIPVFAVSLGAVESILSYPATMSHAAMPKDEREKRGITDGLLRLSVGLEHVDDLIADLEQALLVAGDLIKSR